In one Shewanella loihica PV-4 genomic region, the following are encoded:
- a CDS encoding DUF3192 domain-containing protein: MKTKLITALVFGATSLALSGCVLNVGEGDKGWSTGNSWERVQEQNRVNLSKLSLGMTRDQVMTLMGTADFNEAYTKQDKTINVLYYRTQRTREDGTTTKDECTPIVITDNRVVGWGEKAYHNM, from the coding sequence GTGAAAACAAAATTAATAACAGCATTGGTCTTCGGCGCGACCAGTTTAGCGCTATCTGGGTGTGTATTGAATGTGGGTGAAGGTGACAAGGGCTGGAGCACGGGTAATTCTTGGGAGCGCGTGCAGGAGCAGAATCGTGTGAACCTGTCTAAGTTGTCCTTGGGGATGACGCGCGATCAGGTGATGACACTTATGGGCACCGCCGATTTTAACGAGGCCTATACCAAGCAAGATAAGACGATCAACGTGCTCTACTATCGTACCCAGCGTACGCGCGAAGATGGCACCACCACCAAGGATGAATGTACGCCTATCGTGATCACAGACAATCGCGTCGTGGGCTGGGGTGAGAAGGCTTACCACAACATGTAA